Below is a window of Dietzia timorensis DNA.
TGAGAAACGCGCCCAAACCGAAGAAAATGGCTGGCAGCGCGAGGCGCGTCTTACTCCCCCGCGGCGAGTGGGATGTCATGCAACAGGCTCCTTTTCGGCGTGACCTCCCAGCACGTTCACCGACGTCAAGCGGGGCCGGAGGATACTCGTTCTGCAAGGCAAGCGTCGATTTGTCGTTCTGTGAAGTATAAACGTGTCCAGCCTCACGCTGCGAACCGGCGCGGCGTGTAGCCCAGCGGAATGCGAATATATGAGGCGGACGATGAACACCCCAGCACAGCACGAGACGCCTCCAGCGCCGCCGGCCACCGCCGCGGCGCCGCTTCGCACGGCCAAAGGATTCATCCCGCCGCTCGAGGGAATGCGCGCGCTCGCCGCGTTCGGCGTCCTCACCACGCACGTCGCCTTCCTCACCGCCACATCCACCGGCTCCCCGCTCGCCCGCGTGTGGGGTCGCTTCGACCTCTGGGTCGCGGTGTTTTTCGCGCTGTCCGGATTTCTGTTGTGGCGCCGCCACGCCAACACCGCCCATGACGGCGGAGAGAGCTCACGCCCGGGCCGCCCGCAGCGCCCGGTGCGCGAGTACTACCGCTCGCGCCTGGTGCGCATCATGCCCGCCTATCTCGTCGTCGTCCTCGTCGCCATGCTGGCGCTGCCGGAGAACGTCGGCATCGGGATCGGCGAATGGGTGGCCAACCTGGCTCTCGTCCAGGTACTCGTGCCCGGGGCACTCGTCGCCGGTCTCACCCACGCCTGGTCGCTATCGGTGGAGGCGGCCTTCTATGTCGTGCTGCCGCTGCTGTGGCTCGCGCTGGCGCCGCTGCGCGGAGACCGCGCGAAATGGCGGGTGCCACTGATTCTCGGCATCGCCGCCGTCAGCCTCGCGTGGGCGTACGTGCCGTGGGAGGCGGCCGGCCTTCCCGCCGGAATCAACCCGCATACGCTCCCCGCCGCGTTCGCTTCGTGGTTCGCGGTCGGCATCCTGCTCGCCGAGTTCACCGCCGCGCCGCCTCGCGCGCTGCTCGCGCTCTACCGGGCCCCGTGGTCGAAGTGGGCGTGGTGGGCCGCGGCGGCACTGATCTTCCTCACCACGACGAGCACCCGCCTCTACACCGAGGGCTTCGTGCAGGCGAGCCCCGCCGAATTCGCCGGGCGCACCGGCTCGGGCGCGCTCATCGCGTGGTGCCTTCTCTCGCCGATCGTTCTCGCCGGTCCCGCGGCGCGCTTCCGGTTCCTGGGTTCGCGCCCCATGCTCGCTCTCGGTCGCTGGTCCTACGGTATTTTCCTGTGGCACATGGTCGTGCTCCAGCTGCTCTTCGGCGTGCTCGGGGTGCCGATGTTCGGCGGCCACATGCCGATCATGTGGATCGCGACCGCCGCGGTGACGATCGTCGTGTCCGCGGCGAGCTACGCGTGGATCGAGGAACCCGCCAGACGCGCGGCCGGTCAGGCCCCGCTGCGGCCGGTAGTGCCCGCGTCGGCGCCCGGTTCGGCATCGGGCTCCGGCGCGCGGCGCGGGTAGTCCAGCGCCCCGCGGGCGAACACCACGGCGAGCGCGGCCAACGCAAGCAGCTGCGCGGCGATCGAATCACCGCCCCACTCGGTCCCCGGCCACGGCTCGCGCGCAACGAGCATCGCGGCGACGCCGAGGGCCCCGGCGATAAGGACGGGCGCGGCCCGCCGTGGGAGCACACGCAGACCCGCGACGGCGGCAGCGAATAGCGCAAGTCCGGGCACGCCGCCGATGACGACGCCGGTAACCGCTCCCCCGGCCAGCCACCAGCGCCTCGAGCCTCTGCGGGGTTCGCTGGCGGCGCCCGCCCGGTCGTGGCCGCGCGCAAGCAACAGCCACAGCACGAGGATCAGCGCGAACGGTCCGGTGGAGAGAGCGGCGCGGTAGTAGCCGTCGAGAGGGAAGTCCATGACGATCTTCGCGCCCGCATCGACCCCGGCGGGAAGAATCCAGCCCTGCTGCCAACCGCCGACGGGGATCGGCGTGAGTTCGGATTCGCCGTCTGCGGAGACAAGGCGCGCATTCCATCCGGTGTTGTACGACTGCGGCACAACAAGCAGGGTCCCCGCGTCGCCGGTGCGAGTGGTCAGCTCGAGGACGCGGCGCGCGGGACCGTCCTCCTCGACGACGGTGTTCGCGCGGTCCTGTGCGGCCTCGCCGAGCGCCGGATCGCCCGCCCGCGCCGAGGCCGGGGACAGTTCGAGCCCATCGACGCTGAGCGCGGGGCCCGGTTCAACGGTGACCGTACCCTCGCCCGCCGGAAGGCGTGCCGGCGCGTCGCCGCAGGGCGCAGCGAGGACGGGTTCGCCGCGGCGCAGCGCGTCGACCGTGGTCGTCACCGTCATTCGCGTTTCGGACGCGACCTCGCCGTGGGCGTCGCGGACCCGAATCACGGGGCCCTCCGAGCACGGCACGCGGATCGGTTCCTCGCCGGTCCCGAGCGGCCGGGCAAGTGGGAGCCCATCGGTGCCGAGCAGGCGCACGTCCCCGATCGCGGGCGGGCGGGCGTCGAAGCCGGAACCCGCATCGTTGCGCACGACCGAGTATTCGAGCACGCGAATGGTGGCCTCCGAGGCCGTGGCGTCCGGGATATCGAGGATCCACGAGCCATCGGTTTCGGGCTCGGTGTCGGTGAGGTCGACGCGCTCGGTGCGGTCGCCGATCTCGATCTCCACGACCTCCGGCCGCGCCCCGTTCACCGCCGCCGTGGGCCAGATCCGTACCGAACCGATGCGGCCGCGCTCGGGCACACCGATGCGCAGCTCCGCGGGCTCGGCCTCCTCCGATCCGGCGTCGTCGTCCTTCCCCCTGCCGTCGCGTTCGTCTTCGGCTTTCGCGTCCTCTTCGTCGTCGACGACGGACTGCGGCGCCCGCCAGGCGGTGCCCGGGTCTCCGTCGACTGCTGCGAGCGCGTTGCCGAGCGGATCGTCGACATCGGCATCCCCACTCGCGGTGAGCTCGTCACGCCCGGCGGTGAGCAGCGCGTCGAGCGCTCCCCCCGCCCTCGCCCGCACGCTCAGCAGCGGACGGAACTCGCCTTCGCGCGCCGAGTCCAGGGTGCGGGTGAATTCGCCCGGCTCCTCGGCAGGCACCGCGAACCCTGCCTCGCACGCAGTGGGGGCCTCCGGCCCCGGCCTGCCTCCGGGCCGGGCGATACGCCCGGCCTCGGGCATGCATGCCGAGCGGCCCGGGTACTGCGCGCCCAGCGACCAGCCGAGCACCTGCCGCCCGCTCGCGGGGACGACGACCTCGCGCCGCGGGGTCACGTCCTCCCCGCCGCTGCGCACGCCGAGTTCGGAAATCGCGAAATCAAAGCCCCTCGTCCCGGCTTCGGTGGCCACCGCCGTCACCTCTGCAAATGTCGAGGCGCCGGTGGGCAGCGCGATCGTCGACGGCTCGCCCGGGGTGATCGACGCGACCGTCGAGCCGGTGTCGGTCTCGACGTTGACCCGCACGACCGGCGAACCGGCGAGCTCCTCCGGGCCCGGGGTCTGCACGGTGAGCACGAGCCTGTCGCGAGGGACATCGAAGTCCACGCGCACGCTCTGCCCGAACGCTCCGTCCCCTCCGCGCGAGTGCCACGTGGTTCGCTCGTCCCGGTCGGCGAGCGCTGCGACACCCTTGCCCTGCGCGACGGGACCGGGCTCGTCGGCGGCGCCCGCCGAACTCGACGCGGTGATCTCGCCCCCGCGCCAACGCAGATGTGTGCGGTAGGCCTCGGCGGAATCGCCGGCCCCGGGATCGGCCTGCTCGCCGTCATCCGGATCGATCTGCGCGGCGTAGTCGAGCTGCGAGCTCAGGGTGGTCCGCTCCTGCCCGGGAGTGCGCAGCGCGGACGTCGACTGCGACGCCCTTCCGAAGTCCGTCTCCCGCAGGCCGGGTGTGTCGGTTCCGATGACGGCGGACGTGCCCAGATCCCCGGCCCCCGCTGCCCCCGCCGCCTCGGCGTCCTTCGCGAGCAGCCGCGTCGTCGGCTCGGCGCCCGCGCCGTCGCCGGAATCCGTTGCCGAACCCGGGCGCAGGGCGGCGAGATCATCGAGCCGCGCGAGCGCCTCGGGGCCCCCGGCGACCTGCGGGACCTGGTCGAGCGGGATCGAATACGGGGTGAGATCGGTGGCCGAGCCGACGCGGTAGATGACGATGGACGGGACCTGCGGGCGCAGCCCGGAATCGACGGTCGCGGTCGCGGACTCGCCAACGATCGGGGCGGCGCCCTGGGGTACGCCGAAGCGGGCGACGGGCGTGAACCCGCCGGACTCGCGCAACGCCTGATGGACGAGCGCAGGCCGGGTCCCGCCGGTCTGGGGCACGAGATCCGAACGCACGACGACATACCCGATGCCCTGCTCCGTGAGCGTCGCCGACAACCCCGGCGAGGGGCGGCCGGAGTCGAAGACGCGCTGCACGGAGTCGAGCGCCCGAATCGCCGGCGCCGGCTGCAGCGGAATCGAATCGCGCACGGCCCAGGGCGAATCGGCGAGGGGCTGGATCGGCTCGTCCCGCGAGGTGCCCCACACCTGGACGCCAAAGGAGGAGCCGGGCGCGACGAGCGCGCGGGAGTCCGCGGCGTTGGTGGCCAGCCAGTCGGCCGCCTCGGACCAATGCTCGGCGGGCGCCTCGTGCGGACCGTTGGCGGCGAGCTCGCCGCGCCACACCGGGGTCAGCGCGAGAACGAGGGCCAGGACGACCGCACAGACGGCGGCCAGGCCGGGGTAGCGCTCGATGCGCTCGAGGCGAAGCGCGTGCGGGCGCCACCCCGACCCCTTCGGCAGACGGCCCGCGGCGCGGGTGAAGAAATAGATCGCCGCGAGGACGAGCGGCAGACGCAACACCGGCTCCCATTTGTGGGCGTTGCGCAGCGGGGCTCCGGCGCCGTCGAGGAAATCCTGGACCGCTTCGGCGAAGGGAAAGGAGGGGGTGATCCAGCCGGGTCCGGGAATCGCGTAGGCCGCCGTCAGCAGGAGCAGTCCTGACCCGGCCATGAGGGCGAGCCGGCCGCGATGGGAGATCGCTCGCTCCTCGGTTCGCCCGGTGCCCCCTCGTCCGGCGGCACCCTGCCCGGAGGCGCCCGGCCAGGCGAGCCCGACGAGGCCGGCGCCTGCGACGACGACCGTGGCGATGATGACCAGCGGGGTCGCGACGATCTGCTCGTTGGCGCCGACGTTCGGGGAGATGTACGGCACCCAGCTGCTCGAGCCGCGGAGCACCTCGACGAGCGCGGACCAGCGGGAGGTCACCGCCGCGGATTCGATGTAGTCGAGGAACGGCGGGGCGACGCTGCCGAGTACGACAAGTGGCACGATCCACCAGAGGCTCACGAGCGCACTGAGGCCGACCCACCAGCCGGCGAGCCGCCGCCATGTCCGGTTCGGACGGGAGGTGAGCAACCACAGCAGCGCGGGAAGGCACGCGGCGACGGTGGCGACGGCGTTGACCGCTCCCATGAGCGCGACCGCGAGCGCGGCCGCGGCGCCTGCGCGGCGCGGGGTCCACCGGGAGGTCAGGCCCTTGTGGATGGCGAGCACGACCCACGGCGCAAGCATCATCGGCCAGATCTCCGAGGAGATCGTCCCGAGAGAGGTGAGCACCTTCGGTGCGCCGACATAGGCGAGAGCGCCGAGGATCTGCCACGGGGTGCGGCCGATCCCGAGCGCTCGGGCAAGGCGGTAGATGCCGGTGAAGCCGATGGTCAGCGCGAGCGCCCACCACAGTCGTTCCGTGATCCACGGTGGGACGTGCGCGAGCTGGCCCACCGCGAAGAAGGCACCCTGGGGGAAGAAGTAGCCGTAGGACTGGTTCTGCACCTGCCCGGAAAAGGACTCATCGGTCCAAATATGCACGCTGCGGGAGAGGAAGCCGACAGGGTCGACGAGGAGATCGTATTTGGTGTCCGAGACGATCTTGCCCGGCGATTGCAGCCCTACGACGAGAAGGAATGCGGGGAATGCGAGAACGAAGTCGGCCAGTCCTCGCAGGCGCGGCGCGGACTTCGGCAGCGCCGGTGACGCCACCTTCGGTTAGCCGCGGGAGCCGTACTCGACCTGTCCGAACAACGACTGGTCGGCCGGCGGGGTCTCGAGCTCGGGGACCGAGTTCTCCGCCACGGCTGCCTGCGCGCCGAAAGCCACGATGACACCGGCAACGATGCCGACGCCTACTCCGGCAAGACTTCCTACCATTGCCTTCATTTTCGAGGTGACCCTTTCGGTTGCTGCGCGGGCCCCGGCGTGAATCGGCGGCCCGGGCGCGGGCGTATCTGTGGTGACTTTAACAGCTGCCACAAGGCTTGCCCAACATGACGCATCATCGCGTGGCGGCACATGCCGCGGACTCCCACTCCGAGCGTATTTGAGGTCACGCGACCGGGATCCCGCCGAGCGCGATATATTACTGGCGGGTAAGTTAGATCACAGCGCGTGGCGGACCGCCGCGCACCGCGTGGAGCCCATCCACATCACGTCGCAGTCGAGCATGGGGAGGTACATGTGCCCACCAGAGCCACATCCTCCAAGAGAGCGTCGTCCACAGCTCCGCGCGAGCCGAGTGGCGGCGAGAGTAAGAAGCACGCCGGGACGAAGCGCGTACCCCGTGCGATCAGGGAACAGCAGATGCTCGACGCGGCCATCAAGGTCTTCTCCGAGCACGGGTATCGCTCTTCGTCGATGGACGCGATCGCGAAGCAGGCCGAGACCTCGAAGCCGATGCTGTATCTCTACTACGGCTCGAAGGAGGAGCTCTTTCTCGCGTGCGTGACTCGCGAGTCCGGGCGGCTGATCGACACCCTCGAGGCGCAGATCGCGCCGGATGATTCCCCGAAGACGCGCCTGAAGAAGGTCATCTCGTCCTTCCTTCAGTTCGTCGAGTCCAACGCCGATTCGTGGAACGTCGTCTACCGGCAGGCCGAGGCCGAGCCGCCCTTCAGGCAGACGGTGACCTCCACCCGCCGACTGTTCATCGAGATGACGGCAGAGTTGCTCAAGCGCTCGACTTCGGACACGTATTCGGGCGAGGACGCCGAGCTCATCGCCGTCGCGCTCGTCGGCGCGGGCGAGGCCGTCGCCGACCGGGTGGCGAACAAGGAGGTCGACCAGAACGCGGCGGCCGATCTCGTCGTCCAGTTAAGCTGGGGTGGCCTCGCCGGCACGAACTCAACACCCCTACCTCGCGAAACATCTTAGAAATCGAAGCCGTCCGTGCGTACGGGTCCCGCGCCATCGCACGGTCCTTCACCGCCAAGCCAATTCCATACTGCACACGCAACTGCAACGTCAGGGAGAATCTTGTCCGCGCCGCATAAAGACACCTCAGCACGCAAAAACCGATATTCGACGGTCTCGATCACGGACATCGCCAAGGGGCTGCCCGACATGATCCCGGACCTGCCCTCGGTTTTTCGCGGCCTGTTCCTCCTGCGCACGATTCGTAGCCACCACAAGCGCTCGATCGGGCAGGTGTTCGAGCAGAACGTCGACAAGGCCCCGGACCGCCCGTTTCTCAAGTTCGCCGACGACGTGTGGACGTACCGCGAGGCCAACGAACGCGTAAACGAGATCGCCGCGGTGCTCGACGCGCAGGGCGTGCGTTCGGGCGACACGGTCGGCGTGTGCATTACCAACCGCCCTGAGGCGCTGCTCGCCGTGCTGGCGACGGTCAAGCTCGGCGCGTCTGCGGGCATGATCAACGTGCACCAGCGCGGCGACGTACTCGACCACTCGCAGGGCTTGCTGGATTCGAAGGTCATGCTCATCGGCGCCGAGTGCGAAGAGGCCTATCTGTCACTTCCGGGGTCGAGTAAGTGGTGCGGCACCGTCATCGGTGTGGACACCGCGCACGACCTTCGCGTGGCAGACGCCGCCGCCGGAGAGCGCCCCGACGCGATGAGGGACCTGCCGTGGCTCGACGATCTGGTAGAGCAGATGGGCGGCCACGCGAGCACGGACAATCCGCCGTCAACCCCCCATGTTCTCGCCAAGCAGACCGCCTACCAGGTGTTCACCTCCGGCACGACGGGCATGCCCAAGGCGTCGAAGATGACCCACCTGCGGTGGAACAAGGCGATGGTCGCCTTCGGCCTTTCCGGTGCGCGCCTGCGCAGCACCGACACCCTCTACTGCCCGCTGCCGCTGTATCACAACAACGCGCTCACGGTCGCGCTGTCCGCGGTGCTCGGTGCCGGCGGCTGCCTCGCGATCGGCGAAAAGTTCTCGGCGAAGCGGTTCTGGGACGAGATCGTCGGTTTCGATGCGACCGCATTCATCTACATCGGCGAGCTGTGCCGGTATCTACTGGGTCAGCCTGTCCGCCCGCAGGAACGTGAGCACAACCTGCGGATGATCATGGGCAACGGCCTGCGCCCGGAGATCTGGAAGGAATTCCAGGAGCGCTTCAACATCCCGCGGGTGTGCGAGTTCTACGCCGCCAGCGAGTCGCCCGTCGCGTTCGTCAACGCGTTCAGCGTCGACTCCACCGCCGGGTTCACCACGGTCCCGCACAAGATCGTCAAGGTCGACACCGACACCGAGGAACTCGTCCGCAATAAGAAGGGCTGGCTCGTCGAGGCGAGGCCGGGCGAGGTCGGCCAGATGATCGGCCACATCACGAAAACGACTCCCTTCGACGGCTACACGAACTCGGCCGCCACCGAAAAGAAGATCGTGCGCGACGCCTTCAAGAAGGGCGACGCCTGGTTCCTGTCCGGAGACCTCGTGTTCAACCAGGGCTTCAACCACATCGCCTTCGTCGACCGGCTCGGGGACACCTTCCGCTGGAAGGGCGAGAACGTGGCGACCACCGAGGTCGAGGGTGCGTTCGGCGGAATCGACGGCGTCGACACCGCGACCGTCTACGGCGTACAGATCCCGGGCACCGACGGCCGTGCGGGAATGGCGGCGCTCACGCTCAAGGACGGCGCGGATTTCGATGGCAAGGCCTACGCCGAGGCGCTCACCGGTTCGCTGCCGAACTACGCGGTCCCGCTGTTCATCAGGATCATCGAGCAGCTCGAGGAGACCTCGACGTTCAAGGTACGTAAGACCGATCTCAAGAAGGACGGCTACGACGCCACGCGCTTCGACGATCCGCTGTACGTGCTCTCGTCCAAGGACTGCGAATACGTGCCCTACTACGACGGCGCCGAGAAGGACGTCGCCGCGGGATCGGTATCTGGGGGAAAGTAGATCTCTCCCGCTCGCGCCGCTTGGACGGTGATTGCTCGCGTCATTAAACTCAGGCGGAGTCCCATCTCCCGATCCCCCTAGCGAGCAGGAGTTCCGTTGAGCACATCCCGCCGGCGTGGCCCAGCGTGGCGCCGCCCGGCGACGCGCCGCCAGATGCTGTGGGGCATGGTCGCAGGGGTCGGAGGGGCGGCGGCATTCTCGGTGGCCCGCACCGGCTCCGATTCCGGATCCGACGAGTCCTCGGAATTGCGCGGCGTGGACCGTCCGAGCACGTTCCACTATCAGCGGCCCGACGGGCCCGTCGACGTCCTGCCTCCGCGCCGCACGTTCTATCGCAACGCCGCCGAGGGCGGGCAGCAGACGTTCGGGGATTTCTATCTGCCGGCCTCCGTCAACCCCTCGATGCCGGTCGTCGTGCTCGTCCACGGCGGTGGCTGGTCGCAGGAGCAGAGCCTGGAGTACATGGGCAAGCTCGCCGAGGATATCGCCTCGTTCGACGTCGCCGTGTGGAATATCGAGTATCGCCGCACCGGTAGCGGCGGAGGCTGGCCCACCACGGTCCAGGACGTCTGCGATGCGGTCGATTACCTGCCCGAGATCAACGATCAGATGGGCGGCCGCCTCAACCTCGACGCCGTCTCGGTGTGCGGGCATTCCTCCGGCGGCCATCTCGCGCTGTGGATCGCCGGTCGCAGCGCCCTGCCGGCGAACCTTCCCGGCGCAAACGTCCGGCAGCCGGTCTCGCACTGCGTGTCCCTCGCGGGCGTCGCGGACCTGGTCAAGGCAGAGGAGAGCGGGGACCGCTACCTCAAGACGCTGCTAGGCACCACGCTGGACGAGGACCGCAAGAAGTTCGTCGACGCCAGCCCGGTTTCGCACCTTCCCACCGGCGTCGAGGTCGTCGCCATCCACGGCGAGAAGGACGACGTCGTCCTGCCCGCCCAGTCCGAGGACTACGTGTCCAAGGCCCGCGCGGCCGGAGACGACGCACGCCTGGAGATCGTGCCCGGCGGCAATCACGACCCGTGGACCGACATCCGCCAGGGCCCGTGGAAACGGGTGCGGACCATCTTGCTCACCCAGCTCGGTGTGCCGGGTGCCCATCTGCGCGGGCAGCCCCCTACCGTCACCGCGCCGGTCTCGCCGGGCAGGTCCGAGTCGGCCGGAGGTTCCTCCGGCAGTTCCTCGCCGTCGACGTCCAGCTCGGAATCGAGTTCCGGCTAGAGTCCGGCCGCAGAACGTGCGGCGCTACGTCGTGTAATCGGCGTTGATCGCGATGTACTCGCGGGTGAGGTCGCAGCCGTACACCGTCGCCGTGCCACCTTCGCCGCTGTTGTCGATGCCGAGCTCGACGCGAATCTCCACCGACTCCGCGCTCATGATCTGGGTGAGCCGCTCCAGCTCCGCCTCCCCCGCGAAGGTTGGGTACGTCTCGAGGTCGCCGAACACGATCCGCACCTTCTCCGGATCGATGTCCTGGTCAGGCCCGCCCTCGACACCGAGCTTGCCGATCGCCATCGCCACGCGGCCCCAGTTCGGGTCCGCCCCGTGCACCGCGGTCTTCACCAGCGGCGAGTTGAGCACCGCCTTCGCCACCCGCTTGGCCTGGGCGTCGTCGCGCGCCGCCGTCACCGACACGGTGAGCAGCTTCGTCGCGCCCTCCCCGTCACGCGCGAGCTGCCGGGTCAGGTCCAGGCATACCGCCGCAACCGCGTCCTCGAAGGCGTCCGCGGGCACCGGCCCGGCCGCCCCGGATGCAAGTATGACGGCGGAGTCCGAGGTCGAGGTGTCTGTATCGACACTCAGCGCATTGAACGTGCGGTCGACGACCCTCCGGAACACCTCGTCGAGCTCTTCCGCCGGCACCTGGGCATCGGTGCATATCGCGGCGATCATCGTCGCCATGTTGGGCTCGACCATCCCGACGCCCTTGGCGATCCCGACAACGCGGGCATCGCTGCCCGCGACCTGGGCTTCGGCGGTCTTGGGGTGCGTGTCGGTCGTCATCATCGCCTCGGCCACGGCGACGGCGTCCGCCTCCGTGGTCGCGCCGACCCCGCCGTCATCCGCCATTGCGTCGAACGCGGAGCGCAGGAGGTCCATGGGGTAGCGCCGACCGATCACGCCGGTGGAGGCGACGAACACCTGCTCTGCGTCGAGCCCGGCGACGCCGGCGGCGAGCTGCTGCAGCTCGCGCGCGTTATCGAGGCCGACCTGACCGGTGGCGACGTTCGCGTTCTTTGCGACCGTGACCAACGCCCGGCCCGCCCCACCGGAAAGCGCCTCGCGGCTCACTCGGACCGAGGGACCGGCGAACAGGCTCTGGGTGAACACGGCCGCGGATGAGGCGTTCTCGGTGTCTTCCGCGGCAAGCAGCGATACGTCAGGGCCGTGCTCGCGCAGCCCCGCCGCCGTCACGAAGCAGCGAAAGCCACGGGGAAGATCCAGGTGCTCGTGGGCCTGTGTGGGTGCGGGGCGGGATTGGGTCATGGATCCATTGTGAACGATCGCGGCGGCGAACGCGGTTAGGGTGGGGTCATGGCCGACATCGAAGTGTCCCAGGAAATCGACGCCCCGCTGGCCACCGTGTGGGAGTTGCTCATCGACGTGGCCCGCCTGCCTGAGATTCTCAGCGGAGTGCAGGCGGTGCAGGTCGCCGGTGGCGGCGATTTCGCCCCCGGTTTCCGGTGGCTGGAGAAGCGGCGCGCCTCCGGTTTCCCCGGCGAGCGGGAGTGGCAGGTCATCGAGAGCGCGCCGTACGCCGGGTTCACGCAGGAGTCCTTCTCGGACGGCGAGCGAACCCGCATCACCTACCGACTCGACGCGCGCGGTGAGGGCGCCACCGTGCTGGGGCTGCACTACGAGCGGGTGCTCGAACATGCCCCGGCGGTCGTACACGTCGCC
It encodes the following:
- a CDS encoding SRPBCC family protein, with amino-acid sequence MADIEVSQEIDAPLATVWELLIDVARLPEILSGVQAVQVAGGGDFAPGFRWLEKRRASGFPGEREWQVIESAPYAGFTQESFSDGERTRITYRLDARGEGATVLGLHYERVLEHAPAVVHVASRISDPFHERAVRKTLGVDARQIAAACEQTR
- the argJ gene encoding bifunctional glutamate N-acetyltransferase/amino-acid acetyltransferase ArgJ, producing the protein MTQSRPAPTQAHEHLDLPRGFRCFVTAAGLREHGPDVSLLAAEDTENASSAAVFTQSLFAGPSVRVSREALSGGAGRALVTVAKNANVATGQVGLDNARELQQLAAGVAGLDAEQVFVASTGVIGRRYPMDLLRSAFDAMADDGGVGATTEADAVAVAEAMMTTDTHPKTAEAQVAGSDARVVGIAKGVGMVEPNMATMIAAICTDAQVPAEELDEVFRRVVDRTFNALSVDTDTSTSDSAVILASGAAGPVPADAFEDAVAAVCLDLTRQLARDGEGATKLLTVSVTAARDDAQAKRVAKAVLNSPLVKTAVHGADPNWGRVAMAIGKLGVEGGPDQDIDPEKVRIVFGDLETYPTFAGEAELERLTQIMSAESVEIRVELGIDNSGEGGTATVYGCDLTREYIAINADYTT